Within Longimicrobium sp., the genomic segment GCGCCGACTGCGCCGGGAGCGCCACCACCTGGTCGCAGACGTCGCACACCGCGGCGAGCACCCCCGGCACCTGCACGCCGCTGTCTTCCAGCGGCACCGTGCGCACCGCGAAGCGAGTGGACACCCGGCGCTTGCACTGCGGGCACATGGCCTCGGAGCGGTCGCCCTCCTTGTACAGATGCATGCTGCCCTCCCTACCTGTGTACGCTGATGAACATGGCGTCGGCGGACAGGAAGTACGCCTTGACGTACCACCGGTGCCCCTCGTGTGCCGGCTTGAAGATGTGGCAGGCCACCCGCTCGTCGAAGTGGTGCGGCGTGCACGAGTAGTCGCGCCCGGTGCACCGCATGAGCAACTGCGCCACGAACTCCGGACCCACTTCGCCCACCGCCAGCAGGTTCCTGCTTACATCGGCCCGGTGCTCGTGCTGAAAGCGCCCGGACTGCAGCGCGTCGACCAGCAGGGTGCGCACGTCCTTGAAGCCCATCTTCTCCCCGGCCCGTCCAATGTACGCCGTTCGTCGTACCCGCGCAAGGGGCTCGCGACGAACGAAAGCAAACAAAGCGAACTGGGGAGAGTGCGTCCAAAAGCGAGGAAAGATCAAGCCGGTCGAATACGCCACAGGTGGGTTCGCGGTGCGCGGCTGTGGCGGGTACGGTGGGGTGCAAAAGCAGGAGGGCGGACCGGAAACTCCGGTCCGCCCTCCTGGCCCTCGTGCGTGATCGCGACTCAGTGCGTCTCGAACACCGACACGCGCCCCTCCTTGCTGAACGCGATCACGTCGTAGGGATCGCGCGCGCCGCCGGGCATCTCCATTCCCGGTGATCCGCGCGGCATTCCGGGCACCGCAAGGCCGGCCACGCCCTGGGGCTTATCACGCAGGAGGCGCACGACGTCCGCGGCCGGCACGTGGCCCTCGATCACGAAGCCGTCGACCACCGCCGTGTGGCACGAGCCCAGGTGACCGGGAACGCCCTGCTCCCGCTTCACCGGGTCGACGTTGGCGGTGTCCACCACCTGCACGTCGAACCCGGCGGCTTTTGCATGGTCCACCCATGCGCGGCAGCACCCGCACGTCGGCGTTTTGTACACCACCATCTTCGCTCCGCCGGCGTTCACCGCGGGGGCGGGGGGCTGCGCCGCCTGCTGCGGGGCGGCGGCGGCACCGTCCGCGGGCGGAGGCGCAGATTCGCCGGCGCGCGACCCGCAGGCCGCGGCGGCGGAGAGAACGAGGAGCGCGGCGGCCCGGGCCAGCCGGCGCGGAGCGATGACGGATCTCATGGCGGAGACCTCTTCGAGGACGTGTCGGGCGAGCCCGCGGTCCGCGGGCGCACGAGCAAAGATGTCGCGCGGCGCGCGGCCGGGTCAACCCCGCGCGCGTCCGCTCCGCGTGCGGAGGACGGCTAACGGGGGCCAGGCGGTTGCAGAAAGCCCGTGCTCCTGCTATTATCTCCTGCTCCCCCGGAACCGCCCGGGGGAGATTTCGTTTTTTTCACATCCCGAACCT encodes:
- a CDS encoding DUF411 domain-containing protein, whose amino-acid sequence is MRSVIAPRRLARAAALLVLSAAAACGSRAGESAPPPADGAAAAPQQAAQPPAPAVNAGGAKMVVYKTPTCGCCRAWVDHAKAAGFDVQVVDTANVDPVKREQGVPGHLGSCHTAVVDGFVIEGHVPAADVVRLLRDKPQGVAGLAVPGMPRGSPGMEMPGGARDPYDVIAFSKEGRVSVFETH